A stretch of DNA from Curtobacterium sp. MCBD17_035:
AACACGATGACGACGATGCGCTTGACCGGCAGACCCGACAGGCGCGCGGCCTCCGCGTTCCCGCCGACGGCGTACATCGAGCGGCCGAGGACGGTGCGGTTGAGGATGAACGAGGCGACGAGCGCCGCGAGGACGAGCACGATGATCGGCACGGGGACGGGCCCGATGTCGCCGCCGAGGAACGACACCTGCGGCGAGGTCGGCACGGGGTTGCCGTCGGAGATCACGAGGGTCAGGCCGCGGGCGACGCTGAGCATCGCGAGGGTGGCGATGAACGAGGGCAGCTTGCCGTAGGCGCCGGCGAGGCCGTTCACGACCCCGGCGAGCAGGCCGGCGACGAGGCCGCCGAGCAGGGCGAGCCAGCCCGGGAGGCCCGCGGTGCTGAAGAACCAGCCGGACACCATCGCGGACAGTGCGGCCACGGAGCCGACCGAGAGGTCGATCCCGCCGGCCACGATGACGAACGTGACGCCGAACGCGAGCACCGCGACGGTCGAGACCTGGATGCCGATGTTGATGATGTTGCGGCCGGTGAGGAAGTCCGGTGTCGCGATGAACAGGGCGATGCAGAGGACGACGAGGCCGACCAGCGCCCCGTTGTCGGCGAGGAACTTCTTGAAGGAGAAGGACCGCGCGGGGGCCTTCACGGTGGTCGTTGACATGCGACGGGTGCTTTCTGATGGGTACTGCGCTGTACGCGTGGGGGGAGGAGCGACCGTCCGCTCGGGGCGGTCGTGGCGGGGCGTGGTGGGGCCGTGCCCCGGGAGTCAGACGGTCTCGACGTCGCGGGCGGCGAGGTTCATGACGCGGTCCTCGGTCGCCTCGGCTCCGGGGATCTCGCCGGCGATGCGGCCGTCCCGCATGACGAGCACGCGGTCGCTCATGCCGAGCACCTCGGGTAGCTCGCTCGACACCATGACGACCGCGCCGCCCGCCGCCGTGATCGTGTTGATGAGCTCGTAGATCTCGACCTTCGCGCCGACGTCGACGCCGCGGGTGGGTTCGTCGAGCAACAGCACGCTCGACCCGGCGAGGATCCACCGACCGAACACGGCCTTCTGCTGGTTCCCGCCGGACAGCGAGCCGATCGGCTGGCCGATGTCGTGCATCCGGATCCGCAGCCGGTTCGCGACCTCCTCGGCCCGGCGCTTCTGCCCGGCGAAGTCGACGAGGCCACCGCGCGCGGTGGAGGCGAGGGTCGCGTACCCGAGGTTGTCGTTGACGGACGCACCGAGGACGAGGCCCTGTGCCTTCCGGTCCTCGGGGACGTGTCCGATGCCCGCGCGGACCGCTGCCGCGATGCTCTTCTTCGGCAGCACCTGACCGCGGACGCGGACCGTTCCCGAGTCGTAGCCGTCGGCGCCCGCGATGGCACGGACGAGCTCGGTGCGCCCGGCGCCGACGAGGCCCGCGACGCCGACGATCTCGCCGGCGCGCACGGAGAAGCTGACGTCCTCGAAGCGACCGGCCGAGGTCAGGTGCTCGACCTGGAGCACCTCGGACGCGGTGTCGATCACCGCGGTACCCGAGGGGTACTGCTCCTCGATGCTCCGGCCGACCATGAGCCCGACGAGTTCCTGCTCGGGCGTGGTGGCCGGCACCTCGGCGACGAAGTGTCCGTCCCGGAGCACGGCGACCGTGTCCCCGATCTCGGCGATCTCGTCGAGATGGTGGCTGATGAACAGCATGCCGACGCCGCGGGCGCGGAGGTCCGCGACGACGCGGAAGAGCGCCTCGGTCTCGTGGCGGGTCAGCGCGGCGGTGGGTTCGTCGAGGATCAGGATCCGGGCCTCCTGGCTGAGCGCCTTCGCGATCTCGACCAGCTGCTGCCGCGCGATGCCCAGGCTCGACACCGGTGTCATGACGTCGACGTCGAGACCGATGGTGGCGAGCGCCGCCTCGGCCTGACGACGGAGTGCCTTCCGGTCGACCAGGCCGAACCGGGTCGGGATCCGGCCCATCATCACGTTCTCCGCGACGCTGAGCGACCCGACCAGGTTGAGCTCCTGGTGGATCGTGGCGATGCCGAGCTCCTCGGCCGCGGTCACGGACGGAATCGCGACCTCGCGGCCGTCGACGAGGATGCGACCGCCGTCGGGCTGGTGGATGCCGGACATCATCTTGATGAGCGTCGACTTGCCGGCGCCGTTCTCGCCGAGCAGCACCTGCACCTTCCCGGCGTGCACCTCGAGGGTGACGTCGGTGATGACCTGGACCGGTCCGAACGACTTGCTGACGCGATCGAGCGTCATGAGTGGCTGCGGGGACATGTCAGTTCCTCCCGGGACGGGACGGTTCGTCGGCGGAGCGCGACGATGCGGTCTGCCGATCGGTGGCGATGGGGTCGGCCGACGAGGCCCGGACGATGAGCTCGCTCGGCAGGCGGACGGAGGCGGGGTGGTTGCCGGCGATGACGTCGAGCAGGAGTTCGACGGCGACGCGGCCCATGTCCTCGACGTTGTGGGCGACGACGCTGAGCGCCGGTTCGAGCAGCGAGAACCACTCGATGTCGTCGAACGCGACGAGGGCGATGTCGACACCGATGCGGAGGCCGAGCCGGTTCAGGATCGCGATCGCGCCGACCGCCATGAGGCTGTCCGCGGCGAAGATCGCGGTCGGCGGCTCATCGAGGGCGAGGAGCGTGCTCACCCCTGCGGAGCCGGACGCGGCCTGGAAGTCACCGAACACGACGAGGTCCGGGTCGGCGCTCACCCCCGCCGTGGTGATCGCGTCCTGGTAGGCCTCGAACCGCTCGCGACCGGTGGAGACGCTCTGCGGGCCGGCGATGTAGCCGATGCGGGTGTGCCCGAGGGCGGCCAGGTGCTCGACCGTCTGGCGGATGCCCGTGCTGCTGTCCGTCGTGACGGTCGGCACGTCGATGCCGGGGACGACGCGGTCGACGAACACCGTCGGGATGCCCCGGTCGACCAGCTGCTGGACCGTCTCGGTGTCGTCACCCTGCGGCGCCACGATCACGCCGTCCACCCGCCGGGCGATGAGGGTGTCGAGGTACCGGTTCTGCTGCTCGGCACGCTCGTTCGCGTTGCCGAGCATGGTCACGTACCCGGTCTCGAGCGCGGCCTGCTCGACGGTGTGCGCGAGGTCCGCGAAGAACGGGTTCCGCACGTCCGAGACGAGGAGGCCGATGGTGTCCGTGCGGGTGGAGCGGAGCGCCCGGGCCTGCAGGTTCGGCCGGAAGTCGAGGTCGCGCGCGGCCTGTTCCACGAGCCGACGGGAGTCCTCGGACGTCGCCGGGTTGCCCGAGAGCACCCGCGACGCGGTCGCCGCCGAGACGCCGGCGCGCGCGGCGACGTCCTTGATGGTGACGGTGTTCATCGGTGAGCACTCCGTTGGGCGAGTTGTGGAATCGATTCCATGGGATCGATTCCACGACTGTACGGGGAGCGCCGCGGAGATGTCAAATGAGTCGGCGCGGATGGACCTCGACGCGCGCGACGGCCTGGCGCCCCGCCCCGTTCAGACCGGCCCGATCAGGCCAGGCCGGCCCCGCCCCGCCCCCGTGCGGCCCAGCGCCGCCCGGGTCGGCCGGACCGGACCGGACCGGACCGGACCGCGCCGCGCCGCGCCGGGCCGGGCCGCGCCGCGCCGGGCCGGGCCGCGCCGCGCCGGGCCGGGCCGGGCCGGAGCGTGATCGGCTACGGCACGAGCACGATCTTGCCGCGCGCGTGACCCTGCTCGAGCTCCGCGTAGGCGTCCTGCACGGCGTCGAGCGGGTACGTGGCGACGATCGGCACCGTGATCGTGCCGTCGGCGGCCTGGCCCGCGAGTTCGGCGAGGACCTCTTGGGACGCGGCGTCGACGCTCCCGTCGGTCTTCGCCCCGACCTCGGCCGCGGCCTCGTACGCGATGATCGTCTCGATGCGCGCCGCGGGGATCCCGAGCGCGATGCCCAGCCGCACGTACTCCGGCCCGTGCGTGTCGATGAGCGCGTCGATGCCGTTCGTACCCGCCTGCCGCACCCGGTCCTCCAGGCCGTCCCCGTACGCCACCGGACGCGCGCCGACCGAGCGGAGCCACTCGTGGTTCGCCTCGGACGCGACGGCGATGACGTCGACGCCCTTCGCCACGAGGAGCTGCGTCACGATGCCGCCGACGCCACCCGCCGCGGACGAGACGACGACGGTCTCGCCCGGGTGGGGGTCGACGGCCCGCACGGCGGCGTACGCGGTCGTCGCGGCGACGTCGAGCGCGCCTGCGATCTCCCACGACAGGCGCCGCGGCTTGGCGACGAGTTGCCCCTCGGGGACGCTGACGAACTCGGCCTGGCTCGACCGCTCCCACGACCACCCGAGGACCTCGTCCCCGACGGCCCACTGCGTGACGTCCTCGCCGATCGCCGCGACCACGCCCGCCAGGTCGGTGCCCTGTCCGGACGGGAACGTCGCCGGGAACTGCTCCGCCATCGCGCCCTGCCGGATCGCTGCCTCGCCGGGGTTCGTGCCCGCGGCGCGGACGCGGACGAGCACGCGGTCACCCGTGACCTCGGGCACCGGGACCTCGTCGACCCGGAGGACCGAGCGGTCGCCGTACGCGTCGAAGCTCACCGCCCGCATGGTCGTGGGCAGGTCGGCGTCACGGGTCGTGGTGGGGGTGTGGGTGTCTGGCGTGGAGTCGGTCACGCGGGGGACGCTACCCCGCGCTCCCCCGCCGCTTCTCCGCTTCTCCGCGAGATCGCAGTCGTTGCCGTTCTGGGTTGTGCCAGAACGACAACAGCTGCGATCTCGCAAGTGTCCCGGGTGCGGGTGCGGGGGGTCAGCGCCCGAGCGTCACCGCCCCGCTGACGTGCAGGTAGTCGAACGTGCTCGTGAACCCGGAGGCCCCGAGCGAGATGAGCCCGATCCGCGGGTGCGCCCCGAGATCGGCCGTCCACGTGCCGCCCTTGACGAAGTGCCGCCCGTCGACGCTCGTGTACGCGGTGTAGGCGCTCTTCCCCTCGACCGTGTGGTGCACGATCCGGAGCGTCGTCCAGTCGCCGACCGGACCGACCACCATGTTCCCGTAGTTCGGGGCGCCCGCCGGCTGCGGGGTGACCTCCTTGCCGAACTCGGTCTGCCGGGTGTCGTAGATCGAGTTGGACACGAGGCGGATGTAGTTGCCGTCGTCCCCGTACACGATGAGACCGCCCTGCGCGTAGTTCACGCCATCGCCGGTCGCGGGCGTGTCCACCGACACCTTCGTCTCGACCACGTAGTCACCGGCCGGCGCGGGCTCCGTGAGCACCGAGGCGAGCGGCGTCGCCGGCGGGTGCAGGTCCGCGGCCTGCGTCTGCCAGCGGAACGCACCGCCGCTCACGGAGTACGTCGACGGGTCCGGCTGCCGCGTCCACGCGAGCGACGACGGGAGGCTCGTCCCGGCGAAGTCGGTCGAGGCCGCCCGGACGGGACGGCCGGGCACGGTGACCGGCGCGAGGGTCGGCCGGTAGGTGGGCCGCTCCCCCGGCTGCGCCACGGGCCCGGCCTCACGCTGATCGGACGGTCCGGCACCCCCGCGGACGGTCGGCCAGCCGTTCACCCAGTCGAGCGGGTCGATGAGCGCCGGTCGCTTCGTGTACGTCGGCTGGCCCGCGTAGTACGGGTCGTTCTGGTCGACCGCGTGGTAGATGATCCAGTCCTGCCCGGCGAAGTCGGTGACGACCGTGTTGTGCCCGGTGCCCACCCAGCGGTTGCCGTTCTGCGCGAGGAGGGGCGTGCCTCCAACCCGGGTGCTGAGGATCGAGACGCCGTCCTGGTCGAGGAACGGGCCGAGCGGACTGCGGGACCGCGCGACGAACACGCCGTACCCGGTGAGGGCACCGTTGCAGCAGTTCGTGGCGGAGCCCATGAAGTACCACCAGCCGTCGTGCTGGGTGATGTACGTACCCTCGTACCGGTTGTCGATCGCGATCGGCTGTTCGGTGGCGGGCAGCGACCGGAGGCCGTCAGCCGTCAGCTGCCGGACGTTGACGCCGCCGTAGTAACTGCCGAAGTACAGGTACGTCGCGCCGTTGGCGGTGACCACCTCGGGGTCGAACTCCCAACGCTTCCCCTGACCGTTCGCGGCCTCCTGCGGGGCGACCACCGGGCCTCCTGAATCGGTCCACGGTCCGGTCGGGCTCGTGCTCGTCGCGACGCCGACGGCCGACCCGCCGCCGGTTGCCGCGGTCGCGGTCGGCGTGTCCGACGCGGCGTAGTACATGAAGTACGTGCCGGGACGCCCGTGGGCGCCCGCGCGGTACACGACGTCGGGGGCCCAGATCCCGTTCGCTGCACCGACCCAGGCCGGCTTCGTCGTGAACGCGTCACCGACGTACGTCCAGTGCGTCAGGTCCGTGGAGCGGTAGGTCGGGACGGTGTGCTGTACGAGCGATCCGTCGGCGTTCGTCTCGGTCGCGGTGAGCGCGTCCGACGTGCAGTACAGGTACCAGTTCCGGTCGCGCCCGGCGCCGTGGATGGCGGTCGGGTCGGCGCAGCTCGCGGCCGTCTGGCCGTCCGGGAGGCGCAGGGCCATCGGGTTCTGGTAGCTCGCGGGCGTCGCCGGGCCGCGATGCGCGGGGACGGCGACGGTCCGCGGTGGGGCCGCGGCCGGTGCCGCCATGGCCGGGAGGGACAGGGCCGGGGCCCCGATGAGCGTTGCGGCCGCGATCACGGTCGCCAGGATTCGGCGCACGGTTGCTTCTCTCTCGTCGTTGAGGAGTGGTGGCGTTCACGCTACCCACGACCCCGCTCGCCGTCCACCGTCGCGGAGCAGGACGTCAGGCGCAGCGCTTGCACGGAACGCGCACGCTGTCTACCCCTGTTCGCGGGCCAGGATAACCCTTATTGTTTGAGCATCACTCGCACGAATGCGGCGTCAGCTGACGACAGGGCGTCAGCGCCGCATCGGCCAGGGACCCGAGGAACGACATGAGCCGATACGAGATGCAACCCGGTGTGGCACCCGCCCAGATCCGCTTCTTCCGCAAGGCGGCGGCCGTTCCGCCGCGACGGCCCACCGGTACGACCGAGGACACCGTCCGGTACGAGGACTTCTTCCGCAACGGATCCCCGATGCGGCGGCGGAACGCGGCCTGAGGGCGCGCATCGGCGGGGCCGGGACGGTCACTCGCGGGGAGCGGGACGGTCACTCGCGCGGAGCGGGACGGTCACTCGCCGGGGAGCGACAGCTTCGATCCGCTGGGACCACGACCGGTGGGCCGACGCGGTGGTGCGACCTCCGGCAGCGGCGGCAGGGCCTCGGCGCGGCGTCGGGCGAGCTCCATGCGGCCGAGTCCGGTCACCGCGGCGATGAACGTCGAGGACTGGAGCAGCCCGAGACCGAGCGGTGTGAACAAGGAGAAGGCGAACCGCCCCTCGAGACCAACGGCGGCCACGCCGAGCCACACGAGTGCCCATGCGGCCGGGAGCCACAGTGTCCGGGCAGCGCTCAGGACGAGCCCGTCGCGCGCACGCTCGGCGGCGGCGATCACCAGGTCGCGGTCCTCCGGGGCCATCGCCGGTGGCCGCGGGGCGAACTGTCGGGCGATGCGTTCCTGGCGGCGCCAGTTGCCCGATGGGATGAACGCCCAGAGCGGTGGCGACGCGAGCGACAGGCGGTGGGACGCGGCGGCGCCCGAACCGAACGCGGCCGCGATGAGCACCAGGCCGACGACCACCAGCGGGGCCGGCGTCGTCGCCCAGTGCCAGACGATCTCGGTCAGCGAGGCTGCCGTCCCGACCGCCGTGGCCACGCTGCCGGCGATGATCGTGCGCCGTCGACGGACCTCGACGCTCACGAGCTCGGGGTACCTCGCGCGGACGATCACCCACCCGGTGCGGAACGGAGCGTCGGCCATGCACACGATCCTGGCCTGCTCGCTGACGTGACGTGCGGGCCGCATGCGGCGAGACCGGTACGACCGGTTGTACTCACCCCATGAAGACCGCGATCTCGGTTCCGGACAGCGACTTCGAACACTTCGAGCGCGTTGCAGCGCAACTTGATGACGCAGGTCGCGGCGGGCATCCGGCTCGTCCTGGGCATCTGACCGCGACGACGGCCCTGCGAGCGGATGGGCTGCCCGACGCTCAGCGCACTGGAGGCCCCCACCCGACCGCATCGAGCACCGCGGTGGCAACCCTCCCGGGGTCGTCGCCGTCGACCGACACCACGTGATCGTGGACGTCAGCACCGTCGAGGACCGCGTCGAGCTCCTCCGCGCGGTCGAGGTGCCAGTCGCGCTCCGCTCCGGGCGCGTGCCGCACGAGCAGTCGCCGTCGGAGTTCGCCGGCCGTCACCACCAGCCGACAGGTGACGATCGTCTCGGCGACGGCCTCCTCGAGCGCGCTCCGGTCCTCCACGGTCTCCGCGACGCCCGCGAGCACGAGCCGCTCGGCACCGGCGTCCCACGCGTTCCGCGCCACCGCCGCGAGGTTCCGCGCGAGGAGCGCTCCGTTGAACCGGTCGTCCGGCGGTGCGGGCCACACGCGACGGAGGGCGTCGAGATCCACCACCGCATGCGGTAGCCCCCGCTCGCGGAGCAGTGCACCGACCGCGTCGGCCGTGGTCGTCTTGCCCGCGCCGACCGTGCCGTTGAGCAGCAGGACCCGCGGAGGGACCCGTTGCGCGGTCGAGCCCGGGGCGGTCATGGCGGCAGCTTACGGACGGGCGCGTCACCGCAGGAGCAGGATCGACCCGTGCAGAGATCGTTGAGCAGCTACGCGGCCATCGGTGACAGTTTTGCCGAGGGGATGGGTGACGAACGGCCGGACGGCACTCCTCGCGGGTGGGCGGACCTCGTCGCCCAGGGGATCGCGGCGGCGGCGGCCGGCCCGGTCACGTACGCCAACCTCGCCATCCGCGGCCGACTGCTCGCGCCCCTGCTCGACGAGCAGCTCGAGCCGGCCATCGCACTCCGTCCCGACCTGCTGAGCATCAGCGGCGGGAACAACGACCTCATCCGCGCCCGCGTCTCGGTTGCTGCGGTCACCGCCCGGCTCGAGGCCGCGATCGACCGTGCGGTGGCCTCCGGCGCCGAGGTCGTGTTCGTCACGGTGGCGAACATGACGCGGAACCTGCCGGCCGGGCGCCTCGTCGAGGGGCGCGGCAACCAGTTCGCGAGCGCGATCCGGCAGTGGGCCAGCAAGGACCACGTGACCGTGGTGGACAACTGGACGGACGAGGAACTGATGGAGCCGCGCTACTGGTCACCGGACAAACTGCACCTCAACGCCCTCGGGCATCGGCGGGTGGCGGGCAACGTGCTGGCCGCACTGGAGGTTCCCCTCCCCCCGTTCCCGGAGGAGCTCCCACCGGAGGTGGTGCGGCAGTCGCGCGCCGCCTACTGGCGCGAACACGTGCTGCCCTGGATCGGCCGCCGTCTCACCGGCCGCTCGTCGGGCGACGGCCGGGAGCCCAAGCGGGCGACCCTCCAGCCGGTGGACCTCCCCTGGAGCTCCCGCACGCCGTGACGGAGCACGGCTGCGTCGGGCGGTCGCTCCAGATCGCACTCGTCGCCGTTGTGGAGGCGCCCAGAACGGCAACGAGTGCGATCTCGCGGAAGGGGGGAGGCCGGGCGCCGGGGCCGGGCGCCCGGGGCCGGGGGTCAGGCCACGACCACGCACCGCGTACGTTCGGACTGGTTCCGGCCCTCCCGGTCGGACGGACCGCGGGCTGCCCGCGCAGGAGGAACACACCATGAAGGTCGTCGTCACTGGTTCCCGGGGCAAGGTCGGACGCCCCACCGTCCAGGCGTTCGTCGACGCGGGGCACGAGGTGCTCGGCGTCGACCTCGTCCGCCCGGTGTTCGACGCCGGGGTCGTCGTCCCCGGGAGGTACGTGCAGGCGGACCTCACCGACGCGGGCTCCGCGTACGCCGTGGTCGCCGGTGCGGACGCCGTCGTGCACGTCGCCGCGATCCCGCAGCCGACCGGCAACCCGCCACACGTGGTGTTCCAGACGAACCTGATGTCGACGTTCAACCTGATCGAGGCCGCGGTGCAGTTCGGCGTCCGCCGGTTCGTCAACGTGTCGAGCGAGAGCATCGTCGGGAACTTCTTCCCCGAACGGCCGTTCCTGCCCGACTACCTGCCGGTCGACGAGGACCACCCGCAGTACCCGCAGGACCCGTACGCGCTGTCGAAGGCGTTCGGCGAGCAGCTCATGGACGCCGCGGTGCGTCGTTCCGACATCCGCGCGATCTCGATCCGGCCGAGCACCGTGCACAACGAGGACAACTACGAGTCGAACCTCGGTCCGCAGGTGCGCGAGCCGTCCCGGACGAGCGCGAACTTCGGCAGCTACATCGACGCCGAGGACCTGGCGGATGCCCTGGTGCTCGCGGCCGAGTCCGACCTGCCCGGGCACGAGGTGTTCTACATCGCTGCGGCCGACAACGCCGGGGGGCACGACTTCGCCGCCACGCTGCGCGAGCACCACGGCGACGCGATCGAGCTCCGCGAACTCGACCGTGTCGACGCGTCGGGGATCTCGATCGCGAAGGCGCGGCGACTTCTCGGCTGGAGCCCGAAGCGCTCGTGGCGCGACCACCTCGACGAGCAGGGGCACGCGCTCCCGGGCGCGAGGCCCGACGCGGCGTGACGCGTGGTCGCTGCTACATTGTGCTACGTGCAGACCATCACACATCGAGAGATGCGGAACAACAGCGGCGAACTCCTGCGGCGCGTGGAAGGCGGGGAGTCGGTGCAGATCAGCAACCACGGCCGCGTCGTCGCCGTGATCCAGCCCGTTGACGACGGCCTGGCCGCGCTCGCGGAGCGAGGGCAGGCTCGCCTCGCGCGCACTCCGGTCACCGCACTGGCGGGCATCCGACGCACGACCTCGACGGCCACCACGAAGGACATCATCGAGGACAGCAGGGGTCGCTGGTGACGACCGCCTACCTCGACACGTCGGCTGCGATGAAGCTCGTGGTCTCGGAGGCGGAGTCCGAGGCGCTCGTGGCCGAGATCAGCGGCTCGTCCCGTCACCTCGCTGCGTCGTGGCTGCTCCACACCGAGCTCCACTGCGCGGCCGGTCGGAATCCGACCAACGTGGGTCTCGACGCCGTCGGGCAGGTCCTCGACGCGGTCACGCTGGTCGATGTCACTCGTGGCGACCTCCTGGTCGCCGGCACACATGCTCCCCTGCGCTCGAACGACGCCATCCACTTGGCGACCGCGCTCCGACTCGGCGTCGACGAGATGATCACCTACGACGTGGAGCTGGCTCGGGCAGCGGCGGACGCAGGTCTGGTCGTGACCGCACCGGGGTCCGCTCGTCCCTGACGCTTCGCGTCCGACGGCTACCCCGCCGAGCCGGACTCCCCGACGGAGGCCGCGAACTCCGCCAACTCCTCCAGGTTCGCGACCTCGCACGTGCGGCGGCCCTCCTCGATGTCGTGGATCATCGCGACGATCCGGTCGAACACCGGCCCCTGGATGTCCTTGTGCACCTCGTCGACCTCGGTCTTGCGCTTGCGCACCATGAGGTCTCGGTAGATGCCGCTGCGGGCCTTGGCGCTCTTGCGGTTGAACGCGGCGAGCCGGTCGAGCGACCCGTCGAGGTCGTCGGGCACGAAGCCGTCGAACGACTCGACGGGGACGGGTGCCTGGTCGATGGCCTCCTGCGCCACGGCCGTCATGAGCGCCCGGTACGGCGGCAGCGACAGGGAGTCCGCGATCGTCAGGTCGGACACCGCGCCGGCCCAGAGCATCGCGCCGTAGGCCTCCTTGCCCCACAGGTAACCGAGCACGTTCTCGGTCGGCAGTGCGTACGGCAGGCTGTCCGCGAGCAGGCCGACCCGTGGCGTGGTCGGTCCGCCGCCGATCTCGCCGATCCGGAACGTCGCGACGTTGCCCTGCAGGATGCGGCCCGGGCCGAGGTAGTCGGCACCGAAGTTGACGAAGCTCGACACGACCCGGTCCGCGCCGACGGCGGCCTGCAGGGTGTCGGCGGTCAGGCCGTTCTGCACCGTCAGGACGAACCCGTCGGAGGCGAGCCGTCCCTCCAGGAGCGCCGCGGCGGACGCCGTGTGCAGGCTCTTCACCGCGACGATCGCGTGCTCGATCGTGTCGGGCAGGTCCTCGGGCGTGACGGCCGGAACGTGCGCGGTGAACTCCTCGACGGGCCCCTCGATGTGCAGGCCGTCGTCGTTGATCGCGGCGACGTGTGCCGTGTCGGCGTCGCAGAGCAGGACGTCGTGTCCGGCGCGGTGCATCCGAGCCCCGATGGTGCCGCCGATCGCG
This window harbors:
- a CDS encoding 2-dehydropantoate 2-reductase N-terminal domain-containing protein — translated: MKVTIIGAGAIGGTIGARMHRAGHDVLLCDADTAHVAAINDDGLHIEGPVEEFTAHVPAVTPEDLPDTIEHAIVAVKSLHTASAAALLEGRLASDGFVLTVQNGLTADTLQAAVGADRVVSSFVNFGADYLGPGRILQGNVATFRIGEIGGGPTTPRVGLLADSLPYALPTENVLGYLWGKEAYGAMLWAGAVSDLTIADSLSLPPYRALMTAVAQEAIDQAPVPVESFDGFVPDDLDGSLDRLAAFNRKSAKARSGIYRDLMVRKRKTEVDEVHKDIQGPVFDRIVAMIHDIEEGRRTCEVANLEELAEFAASVGESGSAG